The following proteins come from a genomic window of Labeo rohita strain BAU-BD-2019 chromosome 25, IGBB_LRoh.1.0, whole genome shotgun sequence:
- the uevld gene encoding ubiquitin-conjugating enzyme E2 variant 3, whose amino-acid sequence MDFNSESVKKVLSKYKFRDVAIEELQKVSRLHPDMKVISGTYTSSDSLQKELLKLIGNIPVRYQGRSYNLPILLWLLESFPFTPPICFLRPTSSMVIREGKHVDSKGRIHLLGLHNWDHPKSTVNGLLTEMIAKFEEEPPLATKSSTQGDNPNDLLAYVSNLNLNEGGNRFDQEVKVSVIGGGDLGIAAVLSIMAKSCVDKLVLIDIPESSTKGGTMDLEIFSLPKVEVSKDLSASAGSKVVVITANAWSDEQSYLSVVQTNVDMYRGIIPRLAQLSPKAVLLIASQPVDIMTHVAWRQSHLLPTQVIGLGCNLDSERLSHIINISLVANNTGKQAWVIGELSENKVALWGSMGPGTDQLQALTPVSNSTKPLMDRALEMLKGKGQRSWSVGLSIADITHSIVTDKKKIHSVTTLAEGWGGIGSKVFLSLPCILGENGSTRLPGVVLGSEDEMRLRESVACQVNLFMQLRL is encoded by the exons TCTAAG TATAAATTTCGGGATGTTGCTATTGAAGAGCTACAGAAAGTGTCTCGCCTTCATCCTGATATGAAAGTAATATCTGGAACATACA CATCTAGTGACAGTTTACAGAAGGAGCTGCTCAAGCTGATTGGAAACATCCCAGTCAGATATCAAG GGCGCTCATATAACCTGCCCATCCTGCTGTGGCTCTTGGAATCGTTTCCTTTCACGCCTCCCATCTGCTTCCTGAGACCCACTTCCAGCATGGTCATACGGGAGGGTAAACACGTCGATTCGAAGGGTAGAATACACCTGCTGGGTCTGCACAACTGGGACCAT CCAAAGTCAACTGTGAACGGGCTTCTGACAGAGATGATTGCAAAGTTTGAGGAGGAACCTCCACTGGCCACCAAATCTTCAACCCAGGGTGACAATCCCAACGATCTGCTGGCCTATGTGTCAAATCTCAACCTTAATGAAG GTGGAAATCGGTTTGATCAGGAGGTTAAGGTGTCTGTGATTGGCGGGGGAGATTTGGGAATAGCTGCTGTGTTGAGTATTATGGCCAAA AGCTGTGTTGACAAACTGGTTTTGATTGACATCCCTGAGAGTTCAACCAAAGGAGGCACAATGGATTTGGAGATTTTCAGTTTGCCAAAGGTCGAGGTCTCGAAAG ACCTGTCGGCCTCGGCGGGCTCTAAGGTGGTGGTGATCACAGCGAATGCCTGGAGTGATGAGCAGTCATATTTGAGTGTGGTTCAGACGAATGTGGACATGTACAGAGGCATCATCCCTCGTCTCGCCCAGCTGAGTCCAAAAGCCGTGCTGCTCATCGCCTCTCAACCAG TGGACATTATGACACATGTTGCCTGGAGACAAAGTCATCTCCTGCCCACTCAGGTGATTGGTCTGGGCTGTAATCTGGACTCAGAGAGACTGTCTCACATCATCAACATTTCACTGGTGGCAAATAACACAGGCAAGCAGGCCTGGGTCATTGGAGAACTGTCTGAGAACAAGG TGGCATTGTGGGGTAGTATGGGACCGGGAACCGACCAGCTACAAGCGTTAACCCCAGTGTCCAACTCCACCAAACCCTTAATGGACAG GGCGTTAGAGATGCTCAAAGGtaaaggtcagaggtcatgGTCAGTCGGGTTGTCCATCGCTGACATCACTCACAGCATTGTAACGGACAAAAAGAAGATACACTCTGTCACAACACTGGCTGAG GGTTGGGGTGGAATCGGTTCCAAAGTGTTCCTCAGCTTGCCTTGCATCCTCGGGGAAAACGGCTCTACCCGATTACCAGGAGTGGTTTTAGGTTCAGAAGATGAAATGAGGCTGAGGGAGAGTGTGGCGTGTCAGGTTAACCTCTTCATGCAGCTGAGACTCTAA
- the si:dkeyp-19e1.3 gene encoding USP6 N-terminal-like protein, with amino-acid sequence MKKDIDTLIAEERAEIIEKYEKGRQEGVHINPWEDADYSIFKVTDRFGFLHEEELPIPTAAEEKYKLQEVEREEKWVKMVKKWNKYHSSEKMMKRVYKGIPLKLRGQAWALLLDVEKVKEANYRKYEKMKEQAKKYSTEIKQIDLDVNRTFRNHIMFMERFGVKQQALFNVLAAYSVYNTEVSYCQGMSQIAAILLMYMNEEDAFWALSQLLTNQKHAMHGFFIPGFPKLHRFQAHHDQILSKLLPKLRKHLDKEQMSTGIYTTKWFLQCFIDRTPFTLTLRLWDIYILEGEKVLTAMAYTLLKLHKKHLLKMSLEELREFLQESIASSFSMSDDVVIEHLQSSMSELRRMKLDLPPPAKGEEFPKIPLGEERPIVLLPVIKTECVPLPPSAHNNQTSTKHQTEDTTHKQSSEKHILTLSSPFSKHTHSTSNSSLSQATPEMPESTVKNEDSAPVQRQDHLLRPEPAPVSLKDECVSRPLSAVSEDWPPPYQPPITDSSSIHSLNLPELPPPPLPSTEEGGVELLPLEEDIPFCLPPPPITQSLDLILEDPSSSPSSYRSFRQLSKFPVNLYVPPSSGDRRPSNTSNYDNVSEEEDQSVERLLEMAATLPQSPNLGPMNTTLPFAPEDAMPLSLPPPSMLFYTPDSSPLPPLPPCIEEANSWVTPDCVFPQPPIDFADKPFRVSPVPCNQVVPNQTEQDRGQSQPPKLPPKQSRPTMLSPDSDFYRVHVPSH; translated from the exons ATGAAGAAGGACATTGATACGCTAATAGCTGAAGAACGGGCTGAGATCATCGAAAAATATGAGAAG GGCAGGCAGGAGGGTGTGCACATTAACCCCTGGGAGGATGCAGACTACAGCATCTTCAAGGTCACGGACCGCTTCGGTTTCCTGCA tgaagaGGAACTGCCGATACCAACCGCAGCGGAGGAGAAG TACAAACTCCAGGAGGTGGAAAGAGAGGAAAAATGGGTTAAGATGGTGAAAAAGTGGAACAAGTACCATAGCAGTGAAAAG ATGATGAAGCGGGTATACAAGGGGATTCCCTTGAAGCTGCGTGGTCAGGCCTGGGCTCTGCTGCTGGATGTGGAAAAGGTGAAAGAGGCAAACTACAGGAAGTACGAG AAAATGAAGGAACAAGCCAAGAAGTATTCGACAGAAATTAAGCAGATTGATCTGGATGTCAACAGGACCTTTAGAAACCATATCATGTTCATGGAACGATTTGGGGTCAA ACAGCAAGCATTGTTCAATGTGCTGGCAGCATATTCAGTTTACAACACG GAAGTGAGCTACTGTCAGGGCATGAGTCAGATCGCTGCCATTCTGCTCATGTACATGAATGAGGAAGATGCATTCTGGGCCTTATCACAGctactgaccaatcagaaacaTGCTATGCATG GATTCTTCATCCCAGGGTTTCCCAAACTCCACCGTTTTCAGGCTCATCATGACCAAATACTGTCTAAACTCCTTCCCAAACTCAGGAAACACTTG GATAAGGAACAGATGTCCACTGGTATCTACACAACCAAATGGTTCCTTCAGTGTTTTATTGACAGG ACACCCTTCACACTCACCCTGCGCCTTTGGGACATCTACATATTAGAAGGAGAAAAAGTTCTAACCGCCATGGCCTATACTCTCCTGAAATTGCACAAAA AGCATCTTCTGAAGATGTCTTTGGAGGAGCTGAGGGAGTTTCTGCAGGAGAGTATTGCTTCCTCCTTCAGCATGAGCGATGATGTTGTTATTGAGCACTTACAGTCATCTATGTCAGAACTCCGCAGAATGAAGCTCGACCTCCCTCCTCCAG CCAAGGGAGAGGAGTTCCCGAAGATACCCCTGGGTGAGGAGCGTCCAATAGTACTGCTTCCAGTAATCAAGACTGAGTGTGTTCCCTTACCACCATCAGCACACAACAATCAAACCTCAACCAAGCATCAGACGGAAGACACCACCCACAAGCAGAGCAGCGAAAAACACATCTTAACCTTATCTTCCCCCTTTTCAAAGCACACCCACTCAACTTCCAACTCTTCACTGTCACAAGCTACACCTGAAATGCCAGAGTCCACAGTGAAGAATGAAGACAGCGCACCTGTACAAAGACAAGATCACCTACTACGCCCAGAACCTGCACCTGTTTCGTTGAAGGATGAATGTGTTAGCAGGCCCCTATCAGCGGTGTCAGAAGATTGGCCTCCTCCTTACCAGCCACCCATAACAGATTCTTCCAGTATCCACTCTTTGAATCTCCCAGAATTACCTCCTCCACCTCTTCCCAGTACTGAAGAAGGAGGAGTTGAGCTTTTACCTCTAGAAGAGGATATCCCATTTTGCCTTCCTCCACCACCAATTACTCAATCTTTGGATCTAATCTTAGAAGACCCGTCTTCATCACCTTCCTCATATAGATCCTTTCGGCAGCTAAGCAAGTTTCCAGTTAACCTATATGTCCCGCCATCATCGGGTGACCGGAGACCTTCCAACACCTCAAATTACGACAACGTCTCGGAAGAGGAGGATCAGTCTGTAGAGAGGCTGTTGGAGATGGCGGCCACATTGCCGCAAAGCCCAAACTTGGGTCCCATGAACACCACCCTTCCCTTTGCTCCAGAAGATGCCATGCCTCTTTCTCTACCGCCCCCATCTATGTTGTTCTACACGCCTGACTCTTCGCCACTCCCTCCACTTCCTCCATGCATTGAGGAGGCAAACAGTTGGGTGACTCCAGACTGCGTTTTTCCCCAACCACCAATTGACTTTGCAGATAAACCCTTCCGCGTATCTCCAGTTCCGTGCAATCAGGTGGTTCCAAACCAAACTGAACAAGATCGGGGTCAGTCACAGCCCCCAAAACTACCACCCAAACAATCACGACCCACAATgctctctcctgattcagacttCTACCGAGTGCATGTTCCAAGTCATTAG